The following is a genomic window from Sphingorhabdus sp. Alg231-15.
CGAAATTCGTAATCTGGTCATCCGGCGCAAAGTCTAGGAGCCGAATCACATCAAAATGCGATTCTTACAATCGTGCAATCAAACCGCATCAAAGTGGTAAATCGGCAACGCTTGTGTGGTGGAAAAGATAAAAATAGTGATGCAAGTCATAGAAAAACCGCCATATTCGAGGTTTTTTACCGTTGCATTGAGGTTTCAATGAAGCATAATAGAATACGCAAAACATAGTTAACGACTTGGGTCGCGTCGAGCTTACAGAGGGGCCTGGTTTTCGGACCAGGAAAAGCAACGATGCAAATGGGGAAAAATCTGTCGTGGAGACGCAGCTGGTCCATTCTGGCCGCTGGTCTATTCTGCATTGCGCTCGCTGGCGTAGCTTTTTTCATATCTTCTGTTGCAACCCCCGCACCTGTCGAAGCCGCACAAGACTTGTCCAGCGGCACCCATATGGGCGTAGCAACTTGCGGTGGCACCACTTGCCATGGCCGGCAGGAAGCCGACGGCGAAATTGTTCGTCAGGACGAGCTGATGCGCTGGCAAGAAGAATCAACGCCCGGCGGCGCGCATAGCCGTGCTTTTCGGGTTCTTCGCGAACCCAGGAGCATTGCGATAGCCAAGCGCCTCGGCATCAAGGACGCGGCCTCTTCCCAGCAATGTCTGGGCTGTCACAGTACACCTGCAGCAAAAAAAGGACCTCGGTTCCAGCTTAGCGACGGGGTTGGCTGTGAGGCCTGTCACGGCCCGTCCTCAGGTTGGTTATCCGCCCATTATGCGGTCGGTGCAAATCACGCCCGCAACGTCTCGCTGGGCCTGACCCCGCTCGACAATCCAAAAGTGCGCGCCAGCAATTGTCTCGATTGCCATTTCGGCAGCGCAAAAAGCGGCCAGTTTGTAGACCACCGCATCATGGCGGCTGGTCACCCTCGTATTTCCTTCGAACTCGATCTGTTTTCAACCCTGCAGCAGCATCATGATGAAGATGTCGACTATGTTCGCCGCAAGGGCAAGACCAATAGCGTTCGGTTCTGGGCCGTAGGCCAATCCATGGCATTGGAACGGTCGCTCAATCTCTTCGCCAAACC
Proteins encoded in this region:
- a CDS encoding multiheme c-type cytochrome, producing the protein MGKNLSWRRSWSILAAGLFCIALAGVAFFISSVATPAPVEAAQDLSSGTHMGVATCGGTTCHGRQEADGEIVRQDELMRWQEESTPGGAHSRAFRVLREPRSIAIAKRLGIKDAASSQQCLGCHSTPAAKKGPRFQLSDGVGCEACHGPSSGWLSAHYAVGANHARNVSLGLTPLDNPKVRASNCLDCHFGSAKSGQFVDHRIMAAGHPRISFELDLFSTLQQHHDEDVDYVRRKGKTNSVRFWAVGQSMALERSLNLFAKPALAQEGLFPEFYFYDCHSCHRRIYDDASARPTSINNPGRPIPEGMPPYNDENMIMLSAAIKVAAPDLAGQFEARSKAFHAAMGKGRGPAVQAAARLRQTAQTLADRFSRASFGRDQTFRIMETIAGQAISPRFTDYEGSVQAVMAIDTLLNGLVNSGQVSDSAAASLRGQINVAYKAVDEPNSYKPLQFRRALGSAVRTIRALR